One window from the genome of Chthoniobacterales bacterium encodes:
- a CDS encoding RNA-binding protein — protein MKLYVGNLSFETTENDLQDLFEQHGKVTDVALMMDRATGRSRGFAFVSMADSTEANAAVGALNGKEVQGRTLTVNEARPREERPRQFSGARR, from the coding sequence ATGAAACTGTACGTAGGTAATCTCTCTTTTGAGACCACTGAAAACGATCTCCAGGATCTTTTCGAACAACATGGCAAAGTCACGGACGTCGCCCTCATGATGGATCGCGCAACCGGCCGCTCCCGCGGCTTTGCGTTCGTCTCCATGGCTGACTCGACCGAAGCCAACGCGGCGGTCGGCGCCCTCAACGGCAAGGAAGTCCAGGGACGCACCCTCACCGTCAACGAAGCCCGGCCTCGGGAAGAGCGTCCGCGCCAATTTTCGGGAGCACGTCGCTAA
- a CDS encoding GNAT family N-acetyltransferase, giving the protein MTDDGVSFLVRQARVKDAAIIARHRARMFQDMGELSAAVFEDFVEEARGWLERGLASGEYVGWLGVPRDKPEIIAGGVGVQRRQVAPHPFTDRRFETAVGLVGGVDTAAPWSRERGFAKGRQAIVINVFTEPEWRRRGLARLLMEEIVRWAGSERLDRLVLHASDEARVLYERMGFVPTNEMRYEGTFDEP; this is encoded by the coding sequence ATGACAGACGACGGCGTCTCATTTCTTGTCCGGCAGGCGCGGGTAAAAGATGCCGCCATCATCGCTCGGCATCGGGCGCGGATGTTCCAGGATATGGGAGAGCTTTCGGCAGCAGTCTTCGAGGATTTTGTCGAGGAGGCGCGAGGCTGGCTGGAACGCGGGCTGGCGAGCGGGGAATACGTCGGTTGGCTGGGAGTTCCAAGAGACAAGCCGGAGATAATCGCCGGCGGGGTAGGAGTGCAGCGACGGCAGGTGGCGCCGCACCCCTTCACGGACCGGCGGTTTGAAACCGCCGTTGGTTTGGTCGGCGGTGTAGACACCGCCGCTCCTTGGTCGCGCGAGCGCGGATTCGCGAAGGGACGGCAAGCGATCGTGATCAATGTTTTTACCGAGCCTGAGTGGCGACGGCGCGGACTGGCCCGGTTGTTGATGGAGGAGATTGTTCGCTGGGCGGGAAGCGAACGGCTCGATCGGCTCGTACTGCATGCGTCGGACGAAGCGCGGGTTCTCTATGAGCGCATGGGGTTCGTGCCGACGAACGAGATGCGGTATGAAGGTACGTTCGACGAACCATGA
- a CDS encoding HAMP domain-containing protein has product MKTKQKSPPPRPAVDLEKSKPKTPAAPPAKAGNGSTLNGEGLDQKQLLSALTAFKRGDFSVRLPDAWVGMAGKIADTFNDVIGLNQRLARELDRIGQVVGKEGRISQRASIGDVSESWAEAIGSVNGLIGDLVHPTSEMARVIGAVAKGDLSKTMATEIEGRPLQGEFLRTAKTVNTMVDQLGAFASEVTRVAREVGTEGKLGGQAKVKGVAGTWKDLTENVNLMAGNLTAQVRNIATVTTAVANGDLTKKITVDVKGEFLELKDTVNVMVDQLRSFASEVTRVAREVGSEGILGGQARVEGVSGTWKDLTDSVNFMARNLTGQVRNIADVTTAVARGDLSKKITVDVKGEILELKNTINTMVDQLSSFASEVTRVAREVGTEGKLGGQADVKGVAGTWKDLTDSVNSMAGNLTGQVRNIAEVTTAVANGDLSKKITVDVRGEILELKDTINTMVDQLRSFASEVTRVAREVGSEGALGGQADVRGVAGTWKDLTDNVNMMAGNLTAQVRNIAEVTTAIANGDLSRKITVDVKGEILEMKNTINTLVDRLSSFASEVTRVAREVGSEGILGGQAEVRGVSGTWKDLTDSVNFMAGNLTAQVRNIALVTTAVANGDLSKKITVDVKGEIAELKNTVNIMVDQLSSFASEVTRVAREVGSEGILGGQAEVKGVAGTWKDLTDSVNSMAGNLTGQVRNIAEVTTAVANGDLSKKITVDVKGEILELKNTINTMVDQLSSFAAEVTRVAREVGTEGRLGGQADVRGVAGTWKDLTDSVNFMAGNLTGQVRNIAEVTTAVANGDLSKKITVDVKGEILELKNTINTMVDQLSSFAAEVTRVAREVGTEGRLGGQADVKGVAGTWKDLTDSVNSMAGNLTGQVRNIAEVTTAVANGDLSKKITVDVRGEILQLKDTINTMVDQLRSFASEVTRVAREVGSEGKLGGQADVRGVAGTWKDLTDSVNFMAGNLTGQVRNIAEVTTAVANGDLSKKITVDVKGEILELKNTINTMVDQLSSFASEVTRVAREVGTEGRLGGQADVKGVAGTWKDLTDSVNSMAGNLTGQVRNIAEVTTAVANGDLSKKITVDVRGEILELKDTINTMVDQLRSFASEVTRVAREVGSEGALGGQARVEGVSGTWKDLTDSVNFMASNLTTQVRNIAAVTTAVATGDLSKKITVDVKGEILELKNTVNTMVDQLNSFASEVTRVAREVGTEGRLGGQAVVKGVAGTWKDLTDSVNFMAGNLTNQVRGIAKVVTAVANGDLKQKLLVEAKGEIAALADTINGMTDTLAIFADQVTSVAREVGVEGKLGGQANVPGAAGTWRDLTDNVNQLAGNLTSQLRAIADVATAVTKGDLTRSIQVDAQGEVAFVKDNINEMIRNLKDTTLRNDEQDWLKTNLAKFTRMLQGQRDLLTVGRLILSELAPVVSAQQGVFYMMNGSIEEPELQLLASYAYRERKGVNTRFKLGEGLVGQAALEKERILLTRVPPDYVQISSGLGETAPMNIVVLPILFEGQVKAVMELSSLEQFNPTHHAFLDQLTESIGIVLNTIEANTRTEDLLKQSQSLASELQSRQEELQQTNQELEEKARQLFEQNEEVERKNREVEQARQALEGKAQQLSITSRYKSEFLANMSHELRTPLNSLLILAEQLSSNPDGNLTPKQVEFARTIRGSGKDLLRLINDILDLSKIESGTVTLDVGEVRFEEMRQTMERTFRHVAEGKGVNFNIEVDPRVPRAVQTDAQRLDQVLKNLLSNAFKFTERGYVNLRLAPANGGWSPDNQSLNRAESVLAFAVSDSGIGIPMDKQTTIFEPFLQADGSTSRKYGGTGLGLAISRELARVLGGEIRVESSEGRGSTFTLFLPQNYSVSPMDRAAAKVMPAAAAEEEPHEIAEPPPMEFTLDDDRANILPHEKSVLIIEDDRDFAQWLLDVARQNGFKAVVTPRGKSALNLVREFSPAAITLDLSLPDMDGWHILNRLKSDLATRHIPVFVISAREEPKNVLRMGALRFLTKPIDEGQIREIFEKANELDQTKAKKLLVIEDDESQRTSIRELVGNSTAKVVEASDGSAALQMLRSEPVDCVVLDLMLPDMSGFELIEKIRDEHEHLPIIVYTAKDLSQEEEEKLNRIAQTTIVKTVRSPERLFDQTALWLHRDAATLPEDKQEMLRRLNDPNEILARKKVLIVDDDIRNIFAMTSMLERYKMEVHSAETGKAALELLKAEPETDLVLMDIMLPEMDGYETIRAVRKMYGFEQLPIIALTAKAMKGDREKCIDAGASDYISKPVDSERLLTLLRNWLHR; this is encoded by the coding sequence ATGAAAACGAAACAAAAATCTCCACCGCCGCGCCCGGCGGTCGACCTCGAGAAATCGAAGCCGAAAACCCCAGCCGCACCGCCCGCGAAAGCAGGTAATGGCTCTACCCTCAACGGTGAGGGCCTCGACCAAAAGCAACTGCTCAGCGCGTTGACCGCCTTCAAGCGCGGCGATTTTTCCGTCCGGCTGCCGGACGCCTGGGTCGGCATGGCCGGCAAGATTGCGGACACGTTCAATGACGTGATTGGATTGAACCAACGGCTGGCGCGGGAGCTGGACCGGATCGGGCAGGTAGTCGGCAAGGAAGGCCGGATTTCGCAGCGGGCGTCGATCGGCGATGTCTCGGAGAGCTGGGCGGAGGCGATCGGGTCGGTCAACGGCCTGATCGGCGACCTGGTGCATCCGACGAGCGAAATGGCGCGCGTCATCGGCGCGGTGGCCAAGGGTGACCTGTCGAAGACCATGGCGACCGAGATCGAAGGCCGGCCGTTGCAGGGTGAATTCCTGCGCACAGCGAAGACGGTGAACACGATGGTGGACCAGCTGGGCGCGTTCGCCTCGGAAGTAACACGTGTGGCGCGCGAGGTGGGCACGGAAGGAAAGCTCGGCGGTCAGGCGAAGGTGAAAGGCGTGGCCGGCACCTGGAAGGATCTGACCGAGAACGTCAACCTGATGGCCGGCAACCTGACGGCGCAGGTCCGTAACATTGCAACCGTCACCACGGCGGTGGCGAACGGCGACTTGACCAAGAAGATCACGGTCGACGTTAAGGGCGAGTTCCTCGAGCTGAAGGACACGGTCAACGTCATGGTGGACCAGCTCCGCTCGTTCGCCTCGGAAGTGACCCGTGTGGCGCGAGAAGTGGGTTCGGAAGGAATTCTAGGCGGCCAGGCGCGCGTCGAAGGCGTTTCCGGCACGTGGAAGGATTTGACGGACTCCGTGAATTTCATGGCGCGAAACCTGACCGGCCAGGTCCGTAACATCGCGGACGTGACGACAGCGGTCGCGCGCGGCGATTTGTCGAAGAAGATCACCGTGGATGTGAAGGGCGAGATTCTCGAGCTGAAGAACACGATCAACACGATGGTGGATCAGCTCAGCTCGTTCGCGTCGGAGGTGACCCGCGTGGCCCGCGAAGTAGGCACGGAAGGAAAACTGGGCGGCCAGGCGGACGTGAAGGGCGTAGCCGGCACGTGGAAGGATTTGACCGACTCGGTGAACTCGATGGCCGGTAACCTGACCGGCCAGGTGCGAAACATCGCGGAGGTGACGACAGCGGTCGCGAACGGCGACTTGTCGAAGAAAATCACCGTCGATGTGCGCGGAGAAATTTTGGAACTGAAAGACACCATCAACACGATGGTGGACCAGCTCCGCTCGTTTGCCTCGGAAGTGACCCGCGTGGCCCGCGAGGTGGGTTCGGAAGGTGCGCTCGGCGGTCAGGCCGACGTGCGTGGCGTGGCCGGCACCTGGAAAGATTTGACCGACAACGTGAACATGATGGCGGGTAACCTCACCGCGCAGGTGCGAAATATCGCCGAGGTGACGACGGCAATCGCGAATGGCGATTTGTCTCGGAAGATCACGGTCGACGTTAAAGGCGAGATTCTGGAAATGAAAAACACGATCAACACGTTGGTTGATCGACTGAGCTCCTTTGCATCGGAAGTGACGCGTGTCGCGCGCGAAGTGGGTTCCGAGGGAATCCTGGGCGGCCAGGCCGAAGTGCGTGGTGTTTCGGGGACGTGGAAAGATCTCACCGACTCGGTGAATTTCATGGCCGGCAACCTCACCGCGCAGGTGCGCAACATCGCCCTCGTCACGACGGCGGTCGCGAACGGCGATCTGTCCAAGAAAATCACCGTCGATGTGAAGGGCGAAATCGCCGAGCTGAAGAACACGGTCAACATCATGGTGGACCAGCTGAGCTCGTTCGCCTCGGAAGTGACGCGCGTTGCTCGCGAAGTGGGTTCGGAAGGAATCCTGGGCGGCCAGGCCGAAGTCAAGGGCGTCGCCGGCACGTGGAAAGATTTGACCGACTCGGTGAACTCGATGGCCGGTAACCTGACCGGCCAGGTGCGCAACATCGCGGAAGTGACGACAGCGGTCGCGAACGGCGACTTGTCCAAGAAGATCACCGTCGATGTGAAGGGCGAAATCCTGGAGCTGAAGAACACCATCAATACGATGGTCGATCAGCTTTCCTCGTTCGCGGCGGAAGTGACGCGCGTGGCGCGCGAAGTGGGCACGGAAGGACGGCTCGGTGGCCAGGCCGACGTGCGCGGTGTCGCCGGCACGTGGAAGGATTTGACCGACTCGGTGAATTTCATGGCCGGTAACCTGACCGGTCAGGTGCGTAACATCGCCGAGGTCACGACGGCCGTCGCGAACGGCGACTTGTCGAAGAAGATCACGGTCGACGTTAAGGGCGAAATTCTGGAGCTGAAGAACACGATCAATACGATGGTGGACCAGCTCAGCTCGTTCGCGGCGGAAGTAACACGGGTGGCGCGCGAAGTAGGAACGGAAGGACGACTGGGCGGCCAGGCGGACGTGAAGGGCGTCGCCGGCACGTGGAAAGATTTGACCGACTCGGTGAACTCGATGGCGGGCAATCTGACCGGCCAGGTGCGAAACATTGCCGAGGTCACGACCGCGGTCGCGAACGGCGACTTGTCCAAGAAGATCACCGTCGATGTCCGCGGCGAAATCTTGCAGCTCAAGGACACGATCAACACGATGGTGGACCAGCTGCGTTCGTTTGCTTCGGAAGTAACGCGGGTGGCCCGCGAAGTGGGTTCGGAAGGAAAACTCGGCGGTCAGGCCGACGTGCGGGGTGTCGCCGGCACGTGGAAGGATTTGACCGACTCGGTGAATTTCATGGCCGGTAACCTGACTGGCCAGGTGCGTAACATTGCCGAAGTCACGACGGCGGTCGCGAACGGCGACTTGTCGAAGAAGATCACCGTCGACGTGAAGGGAGAAATCCTGGAGCTGAAGAACACTATCAACACGATGGTGGACCAGCTCAGCTCGTTCGCTTCGGAAGTGACCCGCGTGGCGCGCGAAGTGGGAACGGAAGGACGGCTGGGTGGTCAGGCGGATGTGAAGGGCGTCGCCGGGACGTGGAAAGATTTGACCGATTCGGTGAATTCGATGGCCGGTAACCTGACCGGCCAGGTGCGAAACATTGCCGAGGTTACGACCGCGGTCGCGAACGGAGACTTGTCCAAGAAGATCACCGTCGACGTCCGCGGAGAAATTCTCGAACTGAAGGACACGATCAACACGATGGTGGACCAGCTTCGTTCGTTCGCGTCGGAAGTGACGCGCGTGGCGCGCGAAGTGGGTTCGGAAGGCGCGCTCGGTGGCCAGGCGCGCGTGGAAGGCGTTTCCGGAACGTGGAAAGATTTGACCGACTCGGTGAATTTCATGGCGTCGAACCTCACGACGCAGGTCCGAAACATCGCGGCGGTGACGACGGCGGTCGCGACGGGCGACCTTTCGAAGAAAATCACCGTCGACGTTAAAGGCGAAATTCTTGAGCTGAAGAACACCGTCAACACGATGGTGGATCAGCTGAACTCGTTCGCGTCGGAAGTGACCCGCGTGGCGCGCGAAGTGGGCACGGAAGGACGTCTCGGTGGCCAGGCCGTTGTGAAGGGCGTCGCCGGCACGTGGAAAGATTTGACCGACTCGGTGAACTTCATGGCCGGCAACCTGACCAACCAGGTGCGCGGTATCGCGAAAGTTGTGACGGCGGTCGCGAACGGCGACCTGAAACAAAAGCTGCTCGTGGAAGCGAAAGGCGAGATCGCCGCGTTGGCCGACACGATTAACGGCATGACCGACACGCTCGCCATTTTCGCCGACCAGGTCACGAGCGTGGCGCGCGAAGTGGGCGTCGAAGGAAAACTCGGCGGCCAGGCGAACGTGCCGGGTGCCGCGGGAACATGGCGCGATCTCACCGACAACGTGAATCAGCTCGCCGGCAATCTGACCTCACAGCTGCGCGCGATCGCCGACGTGGCGACGGCGGTGACGAAAGGCGACCTGACGCGATCGATCCAGGTCGATGCCCAGGGCGAAGTCGCGTTCGTGAAGGACAACATCAACGAGATGATTCGCAACCTGAAGGACACGACGTTGCGGAACGACGAGCAGGACTGGCTCAAGACCAACCTCGCGAAATTCACCCGGATGCTGCAAGGCCAGCGCGACCTGCTGACGGTCGGCCGGCTAATTTTGTCCGAGCTGGCGCCGGTCGTCTCCGCGCAACAAGGCGTGTTCTACATGATGAACGGGTCGATCGAAGAGCCGGAGCTCCAGCTTCTCGCGAGCTACGCCTATCGCGAACGCAAAGGGGTGAACACGCGGTTCAAGCTCGGCGAAGGCCTCGTCGGCCAGGCCGCTCTCGAGAAAGAACGCATTCTTCTCACCCGCGTCCCGCCCGATTACGTGCAGATCAGCTCGGGCCTGGGCGAAACCGCGCCGATGAACATCGTGGTGCTGCCGATCCTGTTCGAAGGCCAGGTGAAAGCGGTCATGGAATTGTCATCGCTGGAGCAGTTCAACCCGACGCACCACGCGTTTCTCGATCAGCTTACGGAAAGTATCGGGATCGTCTTGAACACGATCGAAGCGAACACGCGCACGGAAGATCTGCTCAAGCAATCGCAGTCGCTCGCTTCCGAATTGCAAAGCCGTCAGGAGGAATTGCAGCAGACCAACCAGGAGCTGGAAGAAAAGGCGCGCCAGTTGTTCGAGCAGAACGAAGAAGTGGAGCGGAAGAACCGCGAGGTCGAGCAGGCGCGCCAGGCGCTCGAAGGCAAGGCGCAGCAGCTCTCGATTACGTCGCGTTACAAGAGCGAGTTCCTCGCGAACATGTCCCACGAGTTGCGCACGCCGCTCAACAGCCTGCTGATTCTGGCCGAGCAGCTCTCCTCGAATCCGGACGGCAACCTGACTCCGAAGCAGGTGGAATTTGCCCGGACGATTCGCGGCTCGGGCAAAGACCTGCTCCGGCTCATCAACGACATTCTCGATTTGTCGAAGATCGAATCGGGCACGGTCACGCTCGACGTCGGCGAAGTGCGATTCGAGGAAATGCGCCAGACGATGGAGCGCACGTTCCGTCATGTCGCGGAAGGCAAGGGAGTGAATTTCAACATCGAGGTCGATCCACGCGTGCCTCGCGCGGTGCAGACCGACGCTCAGCGGCTCGACCAGGTGTTGAAGAACCTGCTCTCGAATGCGTTCAAGTTCACCGAGCGCGGTTACGTGAATCTGCGGCTCGCGCCGGCCAACGGTGGCTGGTCGCCGGATAACCAGAGCCTCAACCGCGCCGAATCGGTCCTGGCCTTTGCGGTCAGCGACAGCGGCATCGGCATCCCGATGGATAAACAGACAACGATCTTTGAGCCGTTCCTCCAGGCGGACGGGAGCACGAGCCGGAAATACGGCGGGACGGGACTCGGTCTCGCGATCAGCCGGGAACTGGCGCGCGTGCTCGGCGGCGAAATCCGCGTGGAAAGTTCCGAGGGCCGCGGCAGCACCTTCACGCTGTTCCTGCCGCAGAATTACAGCGTCTCACCAATGGATCGCGCGGCGGCGAAAGTCATGCCGGCGGCGGCGGCGGAGGAGGAGCCACACGAAATCGCGGAGCCGCCCCCGATGGAATTTACGCTCGATGACGACCGGGCCAATATTCTGCCGCACGAAAAATCAGTCCTGATCATCGAGGACGACCGCGATTTCGCGCAATGGCTGCTCGACGTCGCGCGGCAGAACGGCTTCAAGGCCGTGGTCACGCCGCGGGGAAAATCAGCGCTCAATCTGGTGCGCGAATTTTCGCCGGCCGCGATCACGCTTGATTTGAGCCTGCCGGACATGGACGGCTGGCACATTTTGAACCGGCTGAAATCCGACTTGGCGACCCGTCACATTCCAGTCTTCGTGATTTCGGCGCGGGAAGAGCCGAAGAATGTGCTGCGGATGGGCGCTCTGCGATTTCTCACCAAGCCGATCGACGAAGGTCAGATCCGGGAGATCTTCGAGAAGGCCAATGAATTGGACCAGACGAAGGCGAAGAAGCTGCTCGTCATCGAAGACGATGAAAGCCAGCGCACCAGTATTCGGGAACTGGTCGGAAATTCGACGGCCAAAGTGGTGGAAGCCTCGGACGGGAGCGCGGCGCTCCAGATGTTGCGGAGCGAACCGGTCGATTGCGTGGTGCTCGATCTAATGCTGCCCGACATGTCGGGCTTCGAGTTGATCGAGAAGATTCGTGACGAACATGAGCATCTGCCCATCATCGTTTACACCGCCAAAGATCTGTCGCAGGAAGAGGAAGAGAAACTCAATCGAATCGCCCAGACGACGATCGTGAAAACGGTCCGCAGTCCCGAGCGGCTTTTCGACCAGACGGCGCTCTGGCTCCATCGCGACGCGGCGACGTTGCCGGAGGACAAACAGGAAATGCTCCGGCGCTTGAACGATCCGAACGAAATCCTGGCCCGCAAGAAAGTCCTGATCGTGGATGACGACATTCGGAATATCTTCGCGATGACGAGCATGCTCGAGCGCTACAAGATGGAGGTGCATTCGGCTGAGACCGGGAAGGCCGCGCTGGAATTGTTGAAGGCCGAGCCGGAGACTGACCTGGTGCTGATGGACATCATGCTGCCGGAGATGGACGGTTACGAAACCATTCGCGCGGTCCGGAAGATGTACGGGTTTGAGCAATTGCCGATCATCGCCCTCACCGCGAAAGCAATGAAGGGGGACCGCGAGAAATGCATCGACGCCGGAGCGAGCGATTACATCTCCAAGCCCGTGGATAGCGAACGTCTCCTCACACTGCTGCGCAATTGGCTGCACCGCTGA
- a CDS encoding amino acid racemase, producing the protein MKQLGIIGGLGPESTIDYYETLIALYRERQPDGSYPPILINSIDMRRAVKALEAGDLKALADYLLAALQKLQRAGADFAIVSANTPHIVFDELERQSPLPLISIVSATCEAAKARRLKRVGLFATRFTVRAGFYSDVFSRQGLTIIAPDPAEQDYIHDRYMNELVPGIFLPETRAGLLAIVDRLAREAGIEGLILGGTELPLILREEAYNGIPFLNTTRIHAQAAIDRMFS; encoded by the coding sequence ATGAAGCAGCTGGGAATCATTGGCGGGCTGGGGCCTGAATCGACGATCGATTACTACGAGACCCTGATCGCGCTCTATCGGGAGCGACAGCCGGATGGCAGCTACCCGCCGATCCTGATCAACAGCATCGACATGCGCCGGGCCGTAAAGGCCCTCGAGGCGGGCGACCTCAAGGCGCTGGCCGATTATCTCCTCGCGGCGCTTCAGAAGCTCCAGCGCGCGGGTGCGGATTTTGCAATTGTGAGCGCGAACACGCCCCATATCGTTTTCGACGAACTGGAGCGGCAATCGCCGCTCCCGTTAATCAGCATCGTGTCCGCCACCTGCGAGGCAGCGAAGGCGCGAAGGCTAAAACGTGTCGGTCTTTTCGCGACCCGATTCACGGTGCGCGCCGGGTTTTATTCCGACGTCTTTTCCAGGCAAGGCCTGACGATTATCGCCCCGGACCCAGCGGAGCAGGATTATATTCACGACAGATACATGAACGAACTGGTGCCCGGAATTTTTCTGCCGGAAACCCGGGCCGGCTTGCTCGCAATTGTCGATCGCCTGGCGCGGGAGGCGGGGATTGAAGGCCTGATTCTCGGCGGAACGGAATTGCCGCTCATCCTGCGGGAAGAAGCTTATAACGGCATCCCGTTTCTTAATACGACGAGGATTCACGCCCAGGCGGCGATCGACCGGATGTTCTCGTAA
- the infA gene encoding translation initiation factor IF-1, whose amino-acid sequence MDSKKAIELEGKIISVLAGTMFRVQLANDHLVLAHISGKMRKRFIRLTTGDRVKLQMSPYDVDKARIVYRLG is encoded by the coding sequence ATGGACTCCAAAAAAGCAATCGAACTCGAGGGTAAGATCATTTCCGTCCTGGCGGGGACCATGTTCCGCGTCCAGCTGGCCAATGACCATCTTGTCCTGGCGCATATCTCTGGAAAAATGCGCAAACGTTTTATTCGCCTAACCACCGGCGATCGGGTAAAACTTCAAATGTCCCCCTACGACGTCGATAAAGCGCGGATCGTTTACCGGCTCGGTTAA